ATGAACTTTACCACCTTTCCGAGGAAATCGCAGAAAGAGCCAAGGCGGTCTCCGCCACTCAGTTGGCAACACTTCAAAAGCAGCTGCTGGCTGTTACCGTGATTGCGATAACCTTGATTTTTGCAGTACTTGTCTTTTCCATCATCAGCCTGACCGGCATTACGGGGGCAATGGCCAGGCTTCTCAAGTCCATGAGTGAACTGGCGAAGGGCAAGACCTATTTTGAAGTGCCGCAACAGGAACGGCGTGATGAAATTGGAGAATTATCACGGGTGGCAGAAGCCATTCGCATGCGCTTGTGGGGGCGGGAGCTGCGCAAAAAGGGCTTGGATAAATGATCGGCTTTGGCGCATTGCGCGTGTACACCGATCTTGCCAAACCCGCGCTTGGTTACAGGGACTTCTTAATCTGCGCCAGCATGTACAAATGGCTATGAATAAAGGCAACCAATATTCTGGCTGAGGCTGCTTGAGGGGTTGAAGAGGGCTGCTTTGCTTCAGGCCGCTGAATTGGCAGTAGGGCTTGGTGTCCTGCAATTTCTGTCTCTATGTAGAGCTGGTCAAAGGCGGGGCCGGACTGCATTTTTTCAAGTTCTTGAAAAGTTTTCTCAAGATTTTCCGGCCGCTTTGGTGCGTGTTTGATTATGGGTAATAAGATGCTGCCAACTGCTGCCTGCTCGTCTTCTTCGAGCACTGCAAACTGGCGGACTCTGTCAGAGGCGGCCTTGGTTTTTGCCATATGGCTTATTTCCAAAGAGAACATACCGATTTTTAAAGTGTTGGGTATATAGGCATCTGGCGCTGTGTTGGCAGTACTATCCGCCTTTGCCGCTACGGCAAGTAGAGAGCCAAGGGTGAGTGATGATAATCCAAGAAGTGTACCTCTTCTGTTGAGTTCACTTGTTAAAGAGGGCGTATTAAGCAGCATTGGAACCTACCTTTTATAGCTACGTATTTGTTCTGCGGTGCTCTTTGACTTAGCCTGTACAAGAGAGCTATTGGAGGCAAGGACAGGATATGGAGATGCTTAAGTTCCACTGAAACTGAATGGGAAAGTTTAGAGAGAAAAACAGGTAGTCTTGGATAATAGGGTGTGAAGGAGCTATGGGGGGCTCTCGCTTCCATCGTTTTGTTGCTATATTGTTCCTTTAGAAATAATGAATCGAGCTGGCCCCTCCCGCCAGCGTGGACCAAAGAAGCGATAGGCCCTATGGCGAATTCTTCCCGCTTGCCTGAAACAGGCGCAGCGCATGACCCCCAGTTTGACAGCTCCACCCCTCAGCCTCGTGAAGGGGGAATAGCGGCGCGGGCCATGGCGGCAAGACGGCCAAACGCTCCTGCTTATCTGGAGGGTTTGAACAGCGAGCAGCGCCGGGCGGTGGAAACCATAGACGGGCCTGTTCTTGTGCTGGCAGGAGCAGGAACGGGTAAAACCCGTGTGCTTACAACGCGTATTGCCCATATTCTAGCAATGGGGAAAGCCTCACCGGGTCAAATTCTGGCTGTGACCTTCACCAATAAGGCCGCCCGCGAGATGAAAGAGCGGGTCGGTTCGTTTGTGGGCGGCAATGTGGAAGGTATGGCTTGGCTGGGTACATTCCACGCTATTTGTGTGAAAATCCTGCGCCGTAATGCAGAGCTCGTTGGCCTGCAATCCTCGTTTTCCATTCTGGATACAGATGACCAGCTGCGGTTGATTAAGCAGATTATCAAGGCAGAAGGGCTGGATGAGAAACGCTGGACCGCCAAAACCTTTGCAGGTCTGCTTGATAGCTGGAAGAACCGGGGCTTGACGCCTGATAAAGTGTCGGCCGGAGAAGCGCAGGGCTTTGCCAATGGACTGGGGCGGCGCCTCTATGAACTTTATCAAGAACGCCTGTCCATCCTGAACGCTTGTGATTTCGGTGATTTGCTACTGCATTGTATCACCATCTTCCAAAAGCACAGCGATGTCTTGAAAAGCTATCAGCACCGCTTCCGTTATATGCTGGTGGATGAGTATCAAGATACCAACATCGCCCAATATCTCTGGCTTCGCTTGCTGGCTCAAGGGAACTCCAATGTGTGCTGTGTGGGGGATGATGACCAGTCCATCTATGGCTGGCGCGGGGCGGAAGTAGATAATATCCTGCGCTTCGAGCAGGATTTTGCCGGTGCTGTTGTCATTCGTCTTGAGCGCAACTACCGCTCCACAAGCCATATTCTTTCGGCGGCGTCCCATCTTATTTCCCACAATCAGGGGCGCTTGGGTAAAACGCTCTTCACCGATCAAACGGGGGATGATGAAGAGAAGGTGAGTGTTGCTTCTGCCTGGGATTCCCAAGAGGAGGCCCGTGCCATTGGGGATGAGATCGAAAGTCTTCAGCTTAAGGGGCATGATCTGAACCAGATGGCTATTTTGGTGCGTGCCTCCTATCAGATGCGTGAGTTTGAAGACCGGTTTGTGACGCTAGGCCTGCCTTATCGGGTTATCGGTGGTCCGAAGTTTTATGAACGTATGGAAATTCGTGATGCACTGGCCTATTTCCGCTGTATGATGCACCCCACCGATGATCTGGCCTTTGAGCGGATTGTGAACAAGCCAAAGCGTGGTTTGGGGGAGGCAACGCTGAAACTGGTGCATGAATATGCCCGTGAAAGCCAGATACCCTTGATGCAGGCAGCTGCAGAGCTGACACAAACAGAAGAAATGCGGCCCAAGGCACGCAACGCTTTGAAAGGTGTTCTGGATCTTTTTGACAGTTGGCGTTTACAGCTGGACACAATGAGCCACACGGAACTTGCGGAGATCATTCTGGATGAGAGTGGGTATACCCAGATGTGGCGTCAGGACCGCTCTGCCGAAGCGCCTGGGCGGTTGGATAACCTGAAAGAGCTTGTCCGTTCCATGGAAGAGTTTGAGAGTATGGCGGGCTT
This genomic window from Pseudovibrio sp. M1P-2-3 contains:
- a CDS encoding DUF4142 domain-containing protein, producing MLLNTPSLTSELNRRGTLLGLSSLTLGSLLAVAAKADSTANTAPDAYIPNTLKIGMFSLEISHMAKTKAASDRVRQFAVLEEDEQAAVGSILLPIIKHAPKRPENLEKTFQELEKMQSGPAFDQLYIETEIAGHQALLPIQRPEAKQPSSTPQAASARILVAFIHSHLYMLAQIKKSL
- a CDS encoding ATP-dependent helicase, which codes for MANSSRLPETGAAHDPQFDSSTPQPREGGIAARAMAARRPNAPAYLEGLNSEQRRAVETIDGPVLVLAGAGTGKTRVLTTRIAHILAMGKASPGQILAVTFTNKAAREMKERVGSFVGGNVEGMAWLGTFHAICVKILRRNAELVGLQSSFSILDTDDQLRLIKQIIKAEGLDEKRWTAKTFAGLLDSWKNRGLTPDKVSAGEAQGFANGLGRRLYELYQERLSILNACDFGDLLLHCITIFQKHSDVLKSYQHRFRYMLVDEYQDTNIAQYLWLRLLAQGNSNVCCVGDDDQSIYGWRGAEVDNILRFEQDFAGAVVIRLERNYRSTSHILSAASHLISHNQGRLGKTLFTDQTGDDEEKVSVASAWDSQEEARAIGDEIESLQLKGHDLNQMAILVRASYQMREFEDRFVTLGLPYRVIGGPKFYERMEIRDALAYFRCMMHPTDDLAFERIVNKPKRGLGEATLKLVHEYARESQIPLMQAAAELTQTEEMRPKARNALKGVLDLFDSWRLQLDTMSHTELAEIILDESGYTQMWRQDRSAEAPGRLDNLKELVRSMEEFESMAGFLEHISLVMDTDNDAQEDKVSIMTLHSAKGLEFDTVFLPGWEEGVFPNQRALDETGQAGLEEERRLAYVGVTRGRKRVKIWFTSNRRIHGSWQSSIPSRFLDELPADSVEIVEQNSTYGGYGERGSGGGYGASRFDGQDHFNNSYSTPGWKRAQQAQASGRGTGKYHGGNQSRRAQRAGPKTIEGEVVAKSISPEASAFSLGERIFHLKFGYGRIETIEGNKLTVDFEKAGLKKVLDGFVDPA